A genomic window from Sorex araneus isolate mSorAra2 chromosome 2, mSorAra2.pri, whole genome shotgun sequence includes:
- the ZHX2 gene encoding zinc fingers and homeoboxes protein 2, with translation MVTVFFAEIILKTQTQDFSIQGKPKPLERGRKPKSLLFVPDFSRTTPFPTSHGTQTDSMASKRKSTTPCMVRTSQVVEQEVPEEGDRAKERGADVPQPSVPKDSWAVEPENASKENEVIEVKSSGESQSKKLQGGYECKYCPYSTQNLNEFTEHVDMQHPNVILNPLYVCAECNFTTKKYDSLSDHNSKFHPGEANFKLKLIKRNNQTVLEQSIEATHHITSIATGGGGGPGGSEHDPGISVSKTPIMKSGKPKADAKKGPKKPEEVTPESHVDGPARLVTDAAEILSRLGGVELLQDSLGHVMPSVQLPPNINLVPKVPVPLNTTKYNSALDTNATMINSFNKFPYPTQAELSWLTAASKHPEEHIRIWFATQRLKHGISWSPEEVEEARKKMFNGTIQSVPPTITVLPAQLAPTKMPQPILQTALPCQILGQTSLVLTQVTSGSTTVSCSPIALAVAGVTNHSQKRPLVTPQAAPEPKRPHVAQVPEPSPKILHPPLPSASDRKKTKEQISHLKASFLQNQFPDDTEVCRLIEMTGLARSEIKKWFSDHRYRCQRGIVHITSDSLAKEQMAGTTPQHGRTYQAYPDFAPAKFKEKSQGQVRVLEDSFVKSSFPTQAELDRLRAETKLSRREIDSWFSERRKLRDSMEQAVLDAMGSGKKGPEAVAPNGALARLDQLSGAQLASPLPSPSPATTKNQEQVHLLRSTFARTQWPTPQEYDQLAAKTGLVRTEIVRWFKENRCLHKTGTLKWMEQYQQQQQLVADDHGYNALSRKAAEGAVPTESPKNGSEAGPPYFKDPNKLCEEDLEKLVPRGKVSGEQAQDRLPPKPSETTSDRPEGNSRDGHGNEENESGVVDWVEVTVGEEDASSDRSESWSQAAAEGRAELADSDSDAAPAEAGHA, from the coding sequence ATGGTCACAGTCTTCTTTGCTGAAATCATCCTGAAGACTCAAACACAAGACTTCAGCATTCAAGGGAAGCCAAAGCCATTAGAGAGGGGGAGAAAGCCAAAAAGCCTTTTGTTTGTTCCAGATTTTTCACGGACCACTCCCTTTCCCACAAGCCACGGCACACAGACAGACAGCATGGCGAGCAAAAGGAAATCCACAACCCCGTGCATGGTCCGGACTTCGCAAGTCGTGGAGCAAGAGGTCCCCGAGGAAGGAGACAGGGCCAAAGAGAGAGGGGCGGACGTGCCACAGCCCAGCGTGCCCAAGGACAGCTGGGCCGTGGAACCGGAAAACGCttccaaagaaaatgaagtgattgAGGTGAAGTCAAGCGGGGAAAGTCAGTCCAAAAAACTCCAAGGCGGCTACGAGTGCAAATACTGCCCCTATTCCACGCAAAACCTGAACGAGTTCACCGAGCACGTGGACATGCAGCACCCCAACGTGATCCTCAACCCCCTCTACGTGTGCGCCGAATGTAACTTCACAACCAAAAAGTACGACTCCTTGTCCGACCACAACTCCAAGTTCCACCCGGGCGAGGCCAACTTCAAGCTGAAGCTGATCAAACGCAATAATCAGACGGTCTTGGAGCAGTCCATCGAGGCTACCCACCACATCACGTCCATCGCCACGGGCGGTGGTGGCGGCCCTGGGGGCAGCGAGCACGACCCTGGCATCTCGGTCAGCAAGACCCCCATCATGAAGTCGGGGAAACCCAAAGCGGATGCCAAGAAGGGGCCCAAGAAGCCTGAGGAGGTCACCCCCGAGAGTCACGTGGATGGGCCGGCCCGCCTGGTGACTGATGCCGCGGAGATCCTCTCCAGGCTGGGGGGTGTGGAGCTGCTCCAGGACTCCCTGGGGCACGTCATGCCTTCTGTCCAGCTCCCACCAAATATCAACCTTGTCCCCAAGGTCCCCGTCCCTCTGAATACTACCAAATACAACTCCGCCctggacaccaacgccaccatgATCAACTCCTTCAACAAGTTCCCTTATCCAACCCAGGCGGAGCTGTCCTGGCTGACGGCCGCTTCCAAGCACCCCGAGGAGCACATCCGGATCTGGTTCGCCACCCAGCGCTTAAAGCACGGCATCAGCTGGTCCCccgaggaggtggaggaggctcGGAAGAAGATGTTCAACGGCACCATCCAGTCCGTCCCCCCGACGATCACCGTGCTGCCTGCCCAGCTGGCCCCCACAAAGATGCCGCAGCCCATCCTGCAGACAGCGCTGCCGTGCCAGATCCTCGGCCAGACCAGCCTGGTGCTGACCCAAGTCACCAGCGGCTCCACCACCGTCTCCTGCTCCCCCATTGCCCTTGCCGTGGCCGGAGTCACCAACCACAGCCAGAAGAGACCATTAGTGACCCCCCAAGCTGCCCCGGAGCCCAAGCGCCCACATGTGGCCCAGGTGCCAGAGCCCTCCCCTAAGATCCTCCACCCCCCGCTGCCCTCCGCCAGTGACCGCAAGAAGACCAAGGAGCAGATCTCACACCTCAAGGCCAGCTTCCTTCAGAACCAGTTCCCCGACGACACCGAAGTCTGCCGGCTCATCGAGATGACCGGCCTTGCTAGGAGCGAAATCAAGAAGTGGTTCAGCGACCATCGGTACCGGTGTCAAAGGGGCATCGTCCACATCACCAGCGACTCCCTTGCCAAAGAGCAGATGGCCGGCACCACCCCCCAGCACGGCCGCACGTACCAGGCCTACCCCGACTTCGCCCCCGCCAAGTTCAAAGAGAAAAGCCAGGGCCAGGTGAGGGTCCTCGAGGACAGCTTTGTGAAAAGCTCCTTCCCCACCCAGGCGGAGCTGGATCGGCTCCGGGCAGAGACGAAGCTGAGCAGGAGGGAGATCGACTCCTGGTTCTCGGAGAGGAGAAAGCTTCGGGACAGCATGGAGCAAGCAGTCTTGGACGCCATGGGGTCTGGCAAGAAAGGCCCAGAGGCAGTAGCCCCCAACGGTGCTCTGGCTCGCCTCGACCAGCTCTCCGGCGCCCAGCTAGCcagccctctgcccagcccttcCCCAGCAACGACAAAGAATCAAGAGCAGGTGCATCTCCTGAGAAGCACGTTTGCAAGAACCCAGTGGCCCACTCCTCAGGAGTACGACCAGCTCGCGGCCAAGACCGGCCTGGTCCGAACTGAAATCGTGCGCTGGTTCAAGGAGAACCGGTGTTTGCACAAAACGGGCACACTGAAGTGGATGGAGCAgtaccagcagcagcagcagctcgtGGCGGACGACCACGGCTACAACGCCCTCTCCAGGAAGGCAGCAGAGGGCGCGGTCCCCACCGAGAGCCCCAAGAATGGGAGCGAAGCGGGTCCCCCCTATTTCAAGGACCCCAACAAGCTCTGCGAAGAGGACTTGGAGAAGCTGGTACCCCGGGGGAAAGTCAGCGGTGAGCAAGCCCAAGACCGTTTGCCCCCCAAGCCCTCAGAGACCACCTCGGACCGGCCGGAGGGGAACAGCCGGGACGGCCATGGCAACGAGGAGAACGAGTCGGGCGTTGTGGACTGGGTGGAGGTGACCGTGGGAGAGGAGGACGCCAGCTCAGACAGGTCGGAGAGCTGGAGCCAGGCTGCAGccgagggcagggcagagctggcCGACTCGGACTCCGACGCAGCCCCTGCAGAGGCTGGCCACGCCTAG